One stretch of Juglans microcarpa x Juglans regia isolate MS1-56 chromosome 3D, Jm3101_v1.0, whole genome shotgun sequence DNA includes these proteins:
- the LOC121256615 gene encoding uncharacterized protein LOC121256615, protein MEFANKAVNAAVKAANNNTVINVCLVGFFAVLSVRSVSQQRDIEALEAHKDSLAQSNKAMKRTMWEWKQQLFAEASSNDSPLVPLSRLKAIYGEAPVSPQIGDALTEDASSSASKFVV, encoded by the exons ATGGAGTTTGCGAACAAAGCGGTGAACGCGGCAGTGAAAGCGGCGAACAACAACACGGTGATAAACGTATGTTTGGTGGGGTTTTTCGCAGTGTTGAGCGTGAGATCGGTGAGCCAGCAAAGGGACATCGAAGCCCTGGAGGCCCACAAGGATTCGCTTGCTCAGTCCAACAAGGCAATGAAGAGGACCATGTGGGAGTGGAAGCAACAGCTTTTCGCTGAAGCATCCTCCAATGACTCTCCCCTGGTTCCACTCTCCAGGCTCAAAGCCATCTACGGCGAAGCCCCTGTTTCTCCCCAAATTG GGGATGCACTTACGGAAGATGCAAGCTCATCTGCCTCTAAATTTGTAGTCTGA
- the LOC121254079 gene encoding uncharacterized protein LOC121254079 gives MQSFNETLRFIKRAKRNVLLNAKKPIPRGRPRLLSVLSLIHFRPLHHPDQANRARSPPSRTHTNSAVVVLKPPIAHEQRRRRAQAHRAVPSPSPSTSRSVAISILGRSYCEYFLWADIEIENEGKVACERERRLQKRKEELQKWEEELRKREEELRKREEELQRARVQMQKLKDDIQNDQDELHGVMKDINHTSIRPCVYWGLAILIFCCWIGSRTVTN, from the exons ATGCAGTCCTTTAATGAAACGTTACGTTTCATTAAAAGAGCAAAACGCAACGTTTTATTAAATGCAAAGAAACCAATCCCCAGAGGCAGGCCTCGGCTCCTTTCAGTGTTGTCTCTCATTCATTTCAGACCCCTTCATCACCCAGACCAAGCCAATCGCGCACGAAGCCCCCCATCGCGCACGCACACGAACAGCGCCGTCGTCGTGCTGAAGCCCCCCATCGCGCACGAACAGCGCCGTCGCCGTGCCCAAGCCCATCGTGCAGTGCCGTCGCCATCTCCGTCTACATCGCGCAGCGTGGCCATCTCCATCTTG GGAAGGTCATACTGCGAGTACTTTTTATGGGCAGATattgaaatagaaaatgaaggaaaagttgCGTGCGAAAGAGAGCGTCGTCTccaaaagagaaaggaagaacTCCAAAAATGGGAGGAAGAACTCcgaaagagggaggaagaactccgaaagagggaggaagaacTCCAACGTGCAAGGGTACAAATGCAAAAATTGAAAGATGACATCCAAAATGATCAGGATGAGCTTCATGGTGTAATGAAAGATATTAATCATACAAGCATACGACCCTGCGTGTATTGGGGACTTGCAATTCTAATATTTTGTTGTTGGATAGGATCAAGAACAGTTACAAATTAG
- the LOC121255252 gene encoding protein FAR1-RELATED SEQUENCE 5-like encodes MEKGEECTSTRRSLFFSESSNYMDPPNVRDDEVVIDNHGVMLGNDDDDVVLEPTLGNNDDGVSEPTSGNDDDGVSEPTPGNDEDGISEPTPGMFFKTKKELIYYYKQYGRQAGFGIMTQRSKSEDDGSVRYITLGCARGGKARKRITNISKPRPTTKTDCKARINAVLADGVLRITTVCNAHNHGLSPQKARFFRCNRAIDDSVKRQLDINDKAGIGMAKSFNALVVEAGGFEKLPFIEKDARNYIDKARHLRLGKGGADALRGYFERMQYKNDGFYSSIDLDDNGRLKNVFWADARSRAAYDYFGDVVTFDTTYLTNRYGMPFAPFVGVNHHGQSILLGAGLISSENTETFVWLFDTWLKCMDGRAPKAIITDQDRAMKNAIAIVFPNTRHRYCLWHIMRKLPEKLGSHTEFKCGLKSALQRCVYDSQTSDEFEKSWEVFINTYNLKENAWLQSLYSERMYWVPVYLKNTFWAGMSTTQRSESMNAFFDGYVHSGTMLKEFVDQFDNALRKKVENEMAADFHSFNCTVPCITHLPVEEKFQAVYTNSKFKEVQSEVMGIIYSHCVVIKTEGAITTYQVNDQRVVEDGIKKSTLQAYFNEDECEAKCMCGLFEMRGIICRHILSIFAARDVQVLPEKYIMERWRKDIKRRYALIRSSYDDLSGKPAASRYSGLIKLCFQVATNACESEDNSLDMTQKLKAMNEIYTNRSLKPQLQALMLPLMPKLGVRRKC; translated from the coding sequence ATGGAGAAAGGGGAAGAATGCACATCTACTAGGCGATCACTGTTTTTTTCCGAAAGCAGTAATTATATGGATCCCCCAAATGTGAGAGATGATGAGGTAGTGATTGATAATCATGGTGTAATGCTggggaatgatgatgatgatgtggtttTAGAGCCAACGCTAGGAAATAATGATGATGGAGTTTCAGAGCCAACGTcgggaaatgatgatgatggggtttCGGAACCAACACCGGGAAATGATGAAGATGGGATTTCAGAGCCAACGCCGGGGATGTTTTTTAAAACTAAGAAAGAACTCATTTACTACTACAAGCAATATGGGAGACAGGCTGGATTTGGCATAATGACCCAAAGAAGTAAAAGTGAAGATGATGGGAGTGTTAGATATATAACACTTGGGTGTGCTCGTGGTGGTAAGGCAAGGAAACGTATTACCAACATTTCTAAACCACGCCCGACAACAAAGACTGATTGTAAGGCGAGAATTAATGCAGTTTTGGCTGATGGTGTCTTACGTATAACTACTGTTTGCAATGCACATAACCATGGGTTAAGTCCACAAAAGGCAAGATTTTTTAGATGTAATCGAGCAATTGATGATTCTGTGAAGAGGCAGTTAGATATTAACGACAAGGCAGGCATAGGTATGGCCAAAAGTTTTAACGCATTGGTTGTCGAGGCTGGTGGTTTTGAGAAACTTCCATTTATTGAAAAAGATGCAAGAAATTATATAGACAAGGCTCGCCACCTTAGACTTGGCAAAGGAGGTGCTGATGCACTTCGTGGTTATTTTGAGAGGATGCAGTATAAGAATGATGGGTTTTACTCATCGATAGATTTGGATGATAATGGTCgattaaaaaatgtcttttgggcCGATGCACGCAGCAGAGCAGCAtatgattattttggagatgttgtgacatttgatacaacatacCTAACAAATAGATATGGCATGCCATTTGCTCCGTTTGTTGGTGTTAACCACCATGGACAGTCAATACTTTTGGGAGCAGGCTTGATATCAAGTGAAAATACTGAAacatttgtttggttatttgaCACTTGGTTGAAATGTATGGATGGGAGGGCGCCAAAAGCTATCATCACTGATCAAGACAGGgccatgaaaaatgctattgcAATAGTCTTTCCAAATACCCGGCATAGATACTGTTTGTGGCACATAATGAGAAAACTACCAGAGAAGTTGGGCTCACATACTGAATTTAAGTGTGGGTTGAAAAGTGCATTGCAGAGATGTGTTTATGATTCTCAGACTTCTGACGAGTTTGAGAAGTCTTGGGAGGTTTTTATTAACACTtacaatttgaaggaaaatgcaTGGCTTCAAAGTCTCTATAGTGAGCGAATGTATTGGGTTCCCgtatatttgaaaaatacattttgggcTGGGATGAGCACAACTCAGAGgagtgagagcatgaatgcctTTTTTGATGGATATGTTCATTCAGGGACTATGTTGAAAGAATTCGTTGATCAATTCGACAATGCACTGAGGAAGAAAGTAGAAAATGAGATGGCAGCGGATTTCCACTCATTCAATTGCACAGTCCCTTGTATAACTCATTTACCTGTGGAGGAAAAATTCCAAGCAGTGTACAcgaattctaaatttaaggaaGTGCAGTCAGAAGTAATGGGAATTATCTACTCTCATTGTGTTGTCATAAAAACAGAAGGGGCAATTACCACGTATCAAGTTAATGACCAAAGGGTAGTTGAAGACGGCATCAAGAAGTCAACTTTGCAGGCATACTTCAATGAAGATGAGTGTGAGGCAAAGTGCATGTGTGGACtatttgagatgagagggattATATGTAGGCACATTCTCTCAATTTTTGCTGCAAGGGATGTCCAAGTGTTGCCAGAAAAATACATTATGGAGAGGTGGAGGAAGGACATTAAACGTAGATATGCTCTCATTCGAAGCAGTTACGATGACTTGAGTGGTAAACCAGCTGCTAGTCGGTACTCTGgtttgataaaattatgtttcCAAGTAGCTACAAATGCATGTGAAAGCGAAGATAATTCTTTGGACATGACACAAAAGCTAAAGGCGATGAATGAAATTTACACTAATCGAAGCCTCAAGCCACAGTTGCAAGCACTCATGCTTCCATTGATGCCGAAACTGGGAGTTCGAAGAAAGTGTTGA
- the LOC121254020 gene encoding UDP-galactose transporter 1 produces the protein MEETKLLQWTVFRSLLAILQWWGFNVTVIIMNKWIFQKLDFKFPLSVSCIHFICSAIGAYLVIKVLKLKPLIVVDPEDRWRRIFPMSFVFCINIVLGNVSLRYIPVSFMQTIKSFTPATTVVLQWLVWKKYFDWRIWASLIPIVGGILLTSVTELSFNMFGFCAALFGCLATSTKTILAESLLHGYKFDSINTVYYMAPFATMILAVPAMLLEGNGVLEWLQTHQSVSSSLVIIFSSGVMAFCLNFSIFYVIHSTTAVTFNVAGNLKVAVAVLVSWLIFRNPISGLNAVGCAITLVGCTFYGYVRHMLSQQPPGTPRTPRTPRNLMELLPLVNDKIDDKV, from the exons ATGGAGGAGACTAAGTTGTTGCAGTGGACCGTGTTTAGATCTCTGTTAGCAATTCTACAATGGTGGGGTTTCAACGTCACTGTTATCATCATGAACAAGTGGATCTTTCAG AAACTGGATTTTAAGTTTCCTCTATCAGTATCGTGTATTCATTTCATCTGCTCGGCCATTGGAGCATACCTCGTGATTAAGGTGCTGAAGCTTAAACCACTGATAGTGGTTGACCCTGAAGATCGCTGGAGGAGAATATTTCCCATGTCATTTGTGTTCTGTATTAACATTGTGCTGGGGAATGTGAGCTTACGTTACATCCCAGTTTCATTTATGCAAACAATTAAGTCGTTCACTCCAGCTACTACAG TTGTTTTGCAgtggcttgtttggaaaaaatactTCGACTGGAGAATTTGGGCTTCTTTGATTCCCATTGTTGGAGGAATTCTTCTCACATCAGTAACGGAGCTTAGTTTTAATATGTTTGGATTCTGTGCTGCCTTATTTGGCTGTCTTGCTACTTCCACAAAAACTATCCTTGCAGAATCACTGTTACATGGATACAAATTTGACAG CATCAACACAGTGTACTATATGGCACCTTTTGCAACCATGATACTGGCAGTACCTGCAATGCTACTCGAAGGTAATGGAGTCTTGGAATGGCTTCAAACCCACCAGTCTGTTTCTTCATCCCTCGTCATTATCTTCAGCTCTGGGGTGATGGCTTTCTGTCTCAACTTCTCCATCTTTTACGTGATTCACTCCACTACTGCTGTCACATTTAACGTTGCTGGAAACTTGAAG GTTGCAGTTGCTGTCCTTGTTTCATGGCTGATATTCCGAAACCCAATTTCGGGTTTAAATGCTGTTGGATGTGCCATTACCCTTGTTGGATGTACGTTCTACGGGTATGTGAGGCACATGCTCTCACAACAGCCGCCAGGGACTCCTCGAACACCCCGAACACCGCGGAATCTGATGGAGCTGCTTCCGCTtgtaaatgataaaatagatgACAAAGTTTGA
- the LOC121254021 gene encoding uncharacterized protein LOC121254021 yields MPGSVSFLRQLSGREAWKSTSSRWGGVRKFSGGGVGSGNSGCEGSLKQMEGLNMYGVENGGMVVRKRVMVVVDQTSHSKNAMMWALNYVANKGDLFTLLHIIPPSSRGSERASESSYSPYLANSLGSLCKACRPEVEVEALVIQGPKLATVMSQVKKLEVSVLVLGQKKPSSIISCFCGTSSTEEFVEQCINNGECLTIGVRKQSRGMGGYLISTRWQKNFWLLA; encoded by the exons ATGCCAGGTTCAGTTTCATTTTTGAGGCAGTTAAGTGGAAGGGAGGCTTGGAAATCAACGTCCAGCAGGTGGGGTGGGGTTAGAAAGTttagtggtggtggtgttgGGAGTGGAAATAGCGGGTGTGAGGGAAGTTTGAAGCAAATGGAAGGGCTCAACATGTATGGAGTTGAGAATGGTGGGATGGTTGTGAGGAAAAgagtgatggtggtggtggatcAGACCTCACATTCGAAGAATGCAATGATGTGGGCACTCAACTATGTAGCCAACAAGGGTGATTTGTTCACTCTTCTTCACATCATTCCTCCTTCAAGTAGGGGTTCCGAAAGGGCTTCCGAGTCTTCTTATTCTCCTTACCTGGCCAACTCTCTTGGCTCTCTTTGCAAGGCTTGTAGACCTGAG GTGGAAGTAGAGGCGCTGGTTATTCAAGGGCCAAAACTGGCAACAGTGATGAGCCAAGTGAAGAAACTGGAAGTGTCTGTGCTGGTGCTGGGCCAGAAGAAGCCATCTTCAATTATCAGCTG TTTTTGTGGGACCAGCAGCACAGAAGAGTTTGTGGAGCAGTGCATTAACAATGGGGAGTGCTTGACTATAGGAGTGAGGAAGCAGAGCAGAGGCATGGGCGGCTACCTAATCAGCACCAGATGGCAGAAGAATTTCTGGCTCTTGGCTTGA